A genome region from Pseudorca crassidens isolate mPseCra1 chromosome 20, mPseCra1.hap1, whole genome shotgun sequence includes the following:
- the KLK10 gene encoding kallikrein-10: MRPSHLHLSAASSPWGLENLLLPLLMAQLWVAEALQLPGNETHSLSVASSAPCPYRSQPWQVSLFNGFWFHCAGVLVDRSWVLTAAHCGKNKPLWARVGDDHLLLPQGEQIRRTSLPIIHPKYKGSGPILPRRTDEHDLMLLHLAMPVVLGPRIHPLRLPYRCAQPGDQCQVAGWGTTASRRVKYKRLSCSRVSILSPEECDVFYPGVVTNNMICAGLSKGQDPCLSDSGGPLVCDETLQGILSWGVYPCGSAQRPAVYTEICKYRGWIEKTIGSK, encoded by the exons ATGAGACCCTCACACCTCCACCTCTCCGCCGCCTCCAGCCCTTGGGGCCTCGAGAACCTTCTGCTGCCGCTACTGATGGCGCAACTCTGGG tCGCGGAGGCTCTGCAGCTCCCCGGAAACGAAACGCACTCGCTCTCCGTGGCCTCCAGCGCCCCTTGCCCTTACAGGTCGCAGCCCTGGCAGGTGTCCCTCTTCAATGGCTTCTGGTTCCACTGCGCCGGCGTCTTGGTGGACAGGAGTTGGGTGCTCACGGCTGCGCACTGCGGGAAAAATAA gcctctgtGGGCTCGAGTTGGGGATGACCACCTGCTGCTTCCCCAGGGAGAGCAGATCCGCAGGACCTCTCTTCCTATTATCCACCCCAAGTACAAGGGCTCGGGCCCCATCCTGCCCAGGCGAACAGATGAGCATGACCTCATGCTGCTGCATCTGGCCATGCCCGTTGTGCTGGGGCCTCGAATCCATCCTCTACGCCTGCCCTACCGCTGTGCCCAGCCCGGAGACCAGTGCCAGGTCGCCGGCTGGGGCACCACAGCCTCCCGAAGAG TGAAGTACAAGCGCCTGAGCTGCTCCCGTGTCTCTATCCTGAGCCCTGAGGAGTGTGACGTCTTCTATCCTGGCGTGGTCACCAACAACATGATATGTGCAGGACTCAGCAAGGGTCAGGACCCCTGCCTG agtgACTCAGGTGGCCCTCTGGTCTGTGATGAGACCCTTCAGGGCATCCTTTCATGGGGAGTTTACCCCTGCGGCTCTGCTCAGCGTCCAGCTGTCTACACTGAGATCTGCAAATACCGCGGCTGGATAGAGAAAACCATCGGCTCCAAGTGA